From Ammoniphilus oxalaticus:
TCGATGGCGAGGTGATTAGCCCAGGCGGGGCGATGACAGGCGGCGCGATTCAGCAAAAGAACGCTCATTTGTTAGGCAGGACGAGGCAACTCGAGGAACTTAAGCTATCGTTAAAACAAAGAGAACAAGAACAACAAGAACAGGCTGATGAATTAGTGTTGATGGACATGAAGTTGCAACAACTAACAGCTGCCCAAGAAGATACACGGCAACTGATTGAACAACATCAAGCAAATGAACATGAAACGAAAAACAAGTTAGGCCGTCTGCAAGTTGAAAGAAACAATACGCAGCAATTGAGCCGTAGGTGGCAGACAGAGTTATCGGCGTTGCAAGAAGAGGAACGAGCCAATCAGCAGCGAGGCTTGACGCTACAAGCCGAGTTAGGAGAGCGGACTAACCAAGGGCGTCAGTTGAAACAAACGATGGATCAGCTAGACAAGCGCAGGAGCGTGTTGTTACAGGCCAAGGATGAATACAACGATCAAATAACGCAACTTAAAATTCAAGCTGCGCAACTTCAACAGCAGCAGGCTGTGTTTCAGACGGAGCTTAGTAGATTAGACGCTTTGGAAGCGGAAACGAAAACGGCATTAGCGGCTGCTGAGGATTCACAGGAAAAACAAGTCCAGACGAAACTTGAAGACGAAGCCCGCAGACTGCAGCTCGAACAGCGCGTGATTCATTTGCAAGAAAAGAGAAGAAATCTAGACGAACAAATTCAACTGAGAGAGCGGGCGCGAAAAGACAGTGAAGATCAAATTGACCAATTGGACAGCGACGTTCGATTGATTCGAAAGCAGAGCAGGGAACTAGAGGAGAAGCTGCATCAAGCGGAGTTAAAAGTCGAGCGATTGGATGTAGAACTGGACAATCAATTAGATCACTTATTTGAAGAATACGGGTTGTCTTATGATCTAGCGAAAGAATCCTACCCTCCACCGCAAGACCCTGCCGAGATGAAACAGCAAGCGCGGGAAATCAAGCGAAGATTGGATGATTTAGGGATCGTTAATCTGGGAGCGGTCGACGAATATGCCCGTCAATTTGAGCGCTTTGAATTCCTCAATGTTCAGTTTGATGATTTAGAGCAGGCGAAGCAAACATTGTACGAAGTCATTGCGGAGATTGAGCGAGAGATGACGCGCAGGTTCACAGAAACGTTTGAGCAAATTCGCGGTGAATTCCAGAGTGTGTTTCGACACTTGTTTGGCGGGGGACAGGCCGATCTTCAATTATCGGAACCAGAGCGCCTTTTAACTTCGGGAATCGAAATTGTCGCTCAACCGCCAGGTAAGAAGTTGCAGTATATGGCGTTACTATCCGGCGGAGAAAAGGCGCTGACCGCCATCGCTCTGTTGTTTTCAATTTTACGGATTCAACCTGTTCCTTTCTGTGTGCTGGATGAAGTGGAAGCTGCGTTGGATGAAGCGAATGTGGCGCGTTTCTCGGAATATTTGCGCGAGTTTGCGGGACAGACACAATTTATTTGTATCACCCATCGCAAAGGGACGATGGAAGGCGCCGATGTGTTGTACGGAGTCACCATGGAAGAGCGAGGCGTTTCTAAACTCGTTTCCGTTAAACTCGAAGACCAATCAACTGTCACAGCATAATCTATAAAAGAGATATCGATGGAAGGAGTCTATACGATGAGTTTTTTTCAAAAGTTAAAAGAGAAGATCTCACAAAAAACAGAAGCGGTTACTGGTAAGTTTAAAGATGGGCTAAGCAAAACGAGGGATGCGTTCGTTGGCAAAGTAGAAGACCTCGTAAAACGCTATAAAAAACTCGATGATGATTTCTTTGAAGAACTTGAAGAAATTTTAATTTCGGCTGATGTCGGGGTAACAACTGTGCTCGAGCTGGTCGATGAGCTGAGGGAGGAAGCGAAAGCCCAGCGAATCACGGACGCGGCTGATTTAAAACCGTTGATTTCTGAAAAGTTAGTTGGTTTGTTGCAACCGACGGAACACGATTATTCCCTCAATGTAGAAGATGGACGCCTGAATGTAATTATGTTCGTTGGCGTGAATGGGGTAGGAAAAACGACGACGATTGGTAAAATTGCCCACATGTATAAGCAACAAGGAAAAAAAGTAGTGCTTGCGGCGGGTGATACGTTTCGGGCGGGGGCAATTGAACAATTAGAAGTGTGGGGCGAGCGTGTTGGAGCCGACGTGATCAAACATCAAGAAGGGTCCGATCCCGCCGCTGTTATTTTTGACGCAATTCACGCCGCCAAAAGCCGTAAGGCTGATATTTTACTTTGCGACACCGCGGGTCGCTTACAGAACAAGGTTAATTTGATGGATGAATTAAACAAAGTGTACCGTGTCATCCAACGTGAGATCCCTGATGCGCCGCATGAAACCATGCTCGTCTTGGACGCGACAACAGGCCAAAATGCGATGAATCAGGCGAAGGCGTTTGGAGAAGCGACAGATGTCTCAGGGATTGTGCTGACG
This genomic window contains:
- the ftsY gene encoding signal recognition particle-docking protein FtsY, producing MSFFQKLKEKISQKTEAVTGKFKDGLSKTRDAFVGKVEDLVKRYKKLDDDFFEELEEILISADVGVTTVLELVDELREEAKAQRITDAADLKPLISEKLVGLLQPTEHDYSLNVEDGRLNVIMFVGVNGVGKTTTIGKIAHMYKQQGKKVVLAAGDTFRAGAIEQLEVWGERVGADVIKHQEGSDPAAVIFDAIHAAKSRKADILLCDTAGRLQNKVNLMDELNKVYRVIQREIPDAPHETMLVLDATTGQNAMNQAKAFGEATDVSGIVLTKLDGTAKGGIVVAISNELKTPVKYVGLGEQMDDLQPFDAEQFVHALFTGFMEEPADESPQTDQI